A DNA window from Streptomyces asoensis contains the following coding sequences:
- a CDS encoding polymorphic toxin-type HINT domain-containing protein: MVARLLRSGWGKAVALAVIAVIAVGSLAVAGMGIPLFPGEPAPAEGPGQRWGSAEGLSHLSGGKRNDDAPRSLRATYPLKSPPAARPAVRKNTVEVGTPAPARVKGFDRATSKEIVSERDADSRTYANEDGTRTSEISTDPVNYRDRNGTWQPIDSGLVERDGGWANTADSVDLRLARRADADQVASVTLPSGESFGYGLSGAAPVAGAADGARVAYPQVFPGTDLWLDSQAGGVKETLVLKSATAPNSFVFPLHLRGLTAEADGGSILLTDARGRTRAVVPAGFMEDTDHAVSHAVTYTLVPLPDGGQALKVTADRDWLADPARVYPVRLDPSVDTTSASTSMTVRGGGSVVGSGELQVGKGPDGASAAYLGFPGLDEELRNHQIFGVQLQVVNFDSASCKPRSVSVHPVTGAWTAGTGTAYPGPPVGGALASKSFAYGYIGLGQANSACPTAGELFDLGKGGRDLVQRWVDGTQANYGLSLRASATDALAYKKFTGHATANPPKLYVTHSPYNASYSFPKPVPDPPVLQNQAGKVKVAVTNKGAETWTPSTYYLAYRAYDKKGKLVTQQRAGSLTGNVAHGAKATVDATIKALPPGVYLLDFTMVRQGGKVFTDEQVPPGRLTIQVFDIAPVVKEQFPPNGYQAQTLTPQLWAAGTDIDAPPGSTLQYKFEICESDKDGKPAACTTSAYQTGSAYPVPSGRLKWGKTYLWRGFVKDASNEVPTQQVALVAAVPQPEITSRLSGAQGKEFDPNVGNFTSSATDASLAGVGPDLTVIRTYNSLDPRRDLAFGAGWTTRFDMRLTPDDDGSGNVVIRYPDGQDVRFGKNADGTYAPPPGRFAKLTPDSATGGYSLQDKSGTTYDFSTTGLLSRTTDAYSNSVTYTYSAGRLTTATNNRTSRSLTFTWTGAHVTGVRTTAVDGAPLAWAYSYTGDLLDRVCDPLNGCTQYGYGTGSHYATTVLDSRPESYWRLGEEEGTAAGSANEANLGKDRGTYQNVTLKAAGAITGDPGTAASFDGAGSRVDLPAGTLKKSRDAAVEVWFKTIAGGVGGPLAGYQDKAWGTTPGTGVPLLYVGTDGKLRGQFWTGTAAPITDTTKNVNDGQWHHAVLSLSGSGQSLYLDGRLSGTLTGKQPSQTTLTHNQIGAAHASAPASWPGWGTTAARSFAGTIDDVAVYHHPLGTAAVTAHYREGGRTADVLTRTTLPSGRTASEVQYDTARDRVREYTDRNGGTWRIGTPAVFGNDRDLRRTVEVRDPMDAPYFYEYDGLSSRLLRYGEPMALGARESGTGSPSPSTTGPGEVCTQPDPGDPAFCTNPPGHGGDGPDFVRYPVDGVAIRSFTYDDNGFQTGITSENGEKVTLGYDARGNVTSRTTCRSAGDCQTSYTTYPTPAGDLDLRGDQPSETRDGRSTGPTDDRFLTKYTYNTNGALLTQTAPDGGTARNTYTTGAEPAVGGGNTPTGLPLTTADPRGKITRYQYYKNGDLAWVTDPSGAVTKYTYDTLGRKLAETVVTDAQPAGTTSTFTYDKLSRVRTLTDPAATNAVTSGRHQQRTTTDYDADGNVVRTEIGDLLGGDAARVMTFDLDDHGRPERVTDAEGNETSYVYDVFGNKTSMVDAGGNHYDYVYTARNMMAETRLRDGDDDGGDPDFTVLQSYAYDMGGRLARHTDSMGRSLVYQYYGDDLVRSITLKDFHNPDGTKRDVVVESSTYDGAGNVLTETSGNGKLVTAYTYDSVGRVKSEVMDPDGLARRTTYTYDPAGNVLTTASGGAPSNVPWPVSVSGDSVRYEYDDAGNVLHETVENGTDSRTTDYTYDDRGLTTSRTDPAGNTTEYGYDELGRAASVTAPAVRTESGGAAPVTSRPTTFTGHDTFGAVTESVDALGNVNRTAYDRLGRAVTATAPSYTAPGSTKTVAPTVTSTYDALGNVTESTDPLGRVTRFRYDRQNRVTVKDVPVGTDDERGQWKYTYTRTGEVLSVTDPNGARAETTYDDLDRPVTTTQIERRPQPGAFTTRSEYDDSGNVVRQTAPSGATSQFTYDNLSQLTRLQEPSGVVTQLGYDASGREVRRTDGMGRASAKIYDQLGQLVQDQDLDPFNSQLRKVSYSYDKAGNLIGSTNPLNRTTTYAYDALNRLTSQTEPVSDTKSLTTSFGYDALGNRTRYTDGRGNSTVYTFNTLGLAESVIEPATDRDPSLAARTWTNAYDADGQAVRLTAPGDVVREREYDKAGQRVRETGTGAGVTTPEKRFGYDPAGRLVRASSPKGDDTYEYDDRGALLKATGPSGDATYTYDNDGLLTSRTDAAGTAGFSYAKQQLTSATDPLTGVRQSYTYDGAGAIKQIDYGAGQSRGFTYDELGRLDTDTLKNSAGRTMASTDYGYDTNDRLASKTTVGTAKAGTSTYGYDQAGRLTSWTADGTTTAYGWDDSGNRVRNGAKTATFDQRNRLLSDGDYTYDYTSRGTLASRTSSGLKEDFTFDAFDRLVKAGESGTTYTYDSLDRTADRNGVGFSYAGFAPDPVKDQNSTYGRGAADELLSIAENGGTARLTLDDRHGDVVGAMSAANGAASALDESTAFDPFGKVLGTDGLHGNAGYQGDWTDPDTGQVAMGARWYDPGTGTFDSRDSYDYGSGASILANRYTYGAGAPLDYSDPDGHWPSCGWCKKAVSWTGKKLRQGVGYVSKTAQSVWHGVQWAWNNPGAAFRLALSYVGKAANWVYRKSGLKTVVDATVDAVKWVGQKTGVTEWAREKARQAARAAYQAKVYLTKKARQAASFAARHNPIPAVLAATKPLIAIGKAIVTADPNLPAIVVGAAVQVVADAARAADAIRDEVVKQVGSVVETVSDAVDWGEVWDDVKAVGNIVGDVTGFNDIKNCVTTGDMESCAWAAATVGGIVLGGAGAAAVRAAKAGRMAAKAAKYADEIAKAAEKGKKVLEEAESVADCVSTARDVASLATGNSFVPGTEVVMADGSRKPIEKVEEGDEVLATDPTTGETSKQKVTGTIEGKGEKHLVRLTIDTDGDAGHATGTITATEGHPFWVPDLRKWLKAGELKPGQWLRTGSGSWVRVDAVTAWTQQAAVHNLTVDTAHTYFVRAGAATVLVHNESARKNPLFCPLRAYTDLRRLGPGKNEGAASALWTPEGNTYFDLSRNRSDHDKSNLPLVLRRVVNQTDHHAGCAEIGCITQALEAGDTIRGSRSLAMVHKPFGNARNRELLPGCDSCQQVMSRLGIRDTYFDIG, translated from the coding sequence TTGGTCGCAAGACTCCTGCGCTCCGGTTGGGGCAAGGCCGTCGCACTCGCGGTGATCGCGGTCATCGCCGTCGGTTCGCTCGCCGTCGCGGGGATGGGCATCCCGCTCTTCCCCGGGGAGCCGGCCCCCGCCGAGGGGCCCGGCCAGCGCTGGGGCAGTGCCGAGGGCCTCAGCCACTTATCGGGTGGCAAGCGCAACGACGACGCGCCGCGCTCCCTGCGCGCCACGTACCCGCTGAAGAGCCCGCCCGCCGCCCGGCCCGCGGTCCGCAAGAACACGGTCGAGGTCGGCACGCCGGCCCCCGCGCGGGTCAAGGGCTTCGACCGCGCGACGAGCAAGGAGATCGTCTCCGAACGGGACGCCGACAGCCGTACGTACGCCAACGAGGACGGCACCCGCACCAGCGAGATCTCCACCGACCCGGTCAACTACCGTGACCGGAACGGCACCTGGCAGCCCATCGACAGCGGCCTGGTCGAGCGCGACGGCGGCTGGGCGAACACCGCCGACTCCGTGGACCTGCGCCTGGCCCGACGGGCCGACGCCGACCAGGTCGCCTCCGTCACCCTGCCGTCCGGCGAGTCCTTCGGCTACGGACTGAGCGGCGCCGCCCCGGTGGCGGGCGCCGCGGACGGCGCCCGGGTCGCCTACCCCCAGGTGTTCCCCGGGACCGACCTCTGGCTCGACTCGCAGGCCGGCGGGGTCAAGGAGACCCTCGTCCTGAAGTCCGCCACCGCCCCGAACAGCTTCGTCTTCCCGCTCCACCTGCGGGGCCTCACCGCCGAGGCCGACGGCGGATCGATTCTGCTGACCGACGCCCGGGGCCGTACCCGCGCCGTCGTCCCGGCCGGGTTCATGGAGGACACCGACCACGCCGTCTCGCACGCCGTGACCTACACGCTCGTGCCGCTGCCGGACGGCGGCCAGGCCCTGAAGGTGACCGCCGACCGGGACTGGCTCGCCGACCCGGCCCGGGTCTACCCCGTCCGCCTCGACCCCTCCGTCGACACCACCTCCGCCTCCACCTCCATGACGGTCCGCGGCGGCGGATCCGTCGTCGGCTCCGGCGAACTCCAAGTAGGCAAGGGCCCCGACGGCGCCTCCGCCGCCTACCTCGGCTTCCCCGGCCTCGACGAGGAGCTCAGGAACCACCAGATCTTCGGCGTGCAGCTCCAGGTCGTGAACTTCGACTCGGCCTCCTGCAAACCGCGTTCGGTCTCGGTGCATCCCGTGACCGGGGCGTGGACCGCCGGCACCGGAACCGCCTACCCCGGCCCGCCGGTCGGCGGCGCCCTCGCCTCGAAGTCCTTCGCCTACGGCTACATAGGCCTCGGCCAGGCGAACTCCGCCTGCCCCACCGCCGGTGAGCTCTTCGACCTCGGCAAGGGCGGCCGCGACCTGGTGCAGCGCTGGGTCGACGGCACCCAGGCCAACTACGGCCTGTCCCTGCGGGCTTCGGCCACCGACGCGCTCGCGTACAAGAAGTTCACCGGCCACGCCACGGCCAACCCGCCCAAGCTGTACGTCACCCACTCCCCGTACAACGCCTCCTACAGCTTCCCCAAGCCTGTCCCCGACCCGCCGGTGCTCCAGAACCAGGCCGGGAAGGTCAAGGTCGCCGTCACCAACAAGGGCGCCGAGACCTGGACGCCGTCCACCTACTACCTCGCCTACCGCGCCTACGACAAGAAGGGCAAGCTGGTCACACAGCAGCGGGCGGGCAGTCTCACCGGGAACGTGGCGCACGGCGCCAAGGCGACGGTCGACGCCACCATCAAGGCCCTCCCGCCGGGCGTCTACCTGCTCGACTTCACGATGGTGCGCCAGGGCGGCAAGGTCTTCACGGACGAGCAGGTGCCGCCGGGCCGCCTCACCATCCAGGTCTTCGACATCGCGCCGGTGGTCAAGGAGCAGTTCCCGCCCAACGGCTACCAGGCCCAGACGCTGACCCCGCAGCTGTGGGCGGCCGGCACCGACATCGACGCGCCCCCCGGCTCCACGCTCCAGTACAAGTTCGAGATCTGCGAGTCGGACAAGGACGGCAAGCCGGCCGCCTGCACCACCTCCGCCTACCAGACGGGCTCGGCCTACCCGGTGCCCTCCGGACGGCTGAAGTGGGGCAAGACCTATCTGTGGCGCGGCTTCGTCAAGGACGCGTCCAACGAGGTGCCCACCCAGCAGGTGGCGCTGGTCGCCGCCGTTCCGCAGCCCGAGATCACCTCGCGGCTCTCCGGCGCGCAGGGCAAGGAGTTCGACCCCAACGTCGGCAACTTCACCTCCAGCGCGACCGACGCGTCCCTCGCCGGGGTCGGCCCCGACCTGACGGTGATCCGCACCTACAACAGCCTCGACCCACGGCGTGACCTCGCCTTCGGCGCGGGCTGGACGACCCGTTTCGACATGCGGCTCACCCCGGACGACGACGGCAGCGGCAACGTCGTCATCCGCTACCCCGACGGCCAGGACGTGCGCTTCGGCAAGAACGCGGACGGCACGTACGCCCCGCCGCCCGGCCGCTTCGCCAAGCTGACCCCCGATTCCGCGACGGGCGGCTACTCGCTCCAGGACAAGTCCGGGACGACGTACGACTTCAGCACGACCGGCCTCCTGTCCAGGACCACCGACGCGTACTCCAATTCGGTCACCTACACCTACAGCGCCGGCCGGCTCACGACCGCGACCAACAACCGCACCTCCCGCTCGCTGACCTTCACCTGGACCGGCGCGCACGTCACCGGGGTCCGGACGACCGCCGTCGACGGCGCCCCGCTGGCCTGGGCGTACAGCTACACCGGCGATCTGCTGGACCGGGTCTGCGACCCGCTGAACGGCTGCACCCAGTACGGCTACGGCACCGGCAGCCACTACGCGACCACCGTGCTCGACTCCCGCCCCGAGTCCTACTGGCGCCTCGGCGAGGAGGAGGGCACCGCGGCCGGCAGCGCCAACGAGGCCAACCTCGGCAAGGACCGCGGGACCTACCAGAACGTCACCCTGAAGGCCGCGGGCGCGATCACCGGCGACCCCGGCACCGCCGCGTCCTTCGACGGCGCCGGCTCACGCGTCGACCTGCCCGCCGGCACGCTGAAGAAGAGCCGTGACGCGGCGGTGGAGGTGTGGTTCAAGACCATCGCCGGTGGCGTCGGCGGCCCGCTCGCCGGGTACCAGGACAAGGCCTGGGGCACCACGCCCGGCACCGGTGTCCCGCTGCTGTACGTCGGCACCGACGGCAAGCTCCGCGGCCAGTTCTGGACCGGCACCGCCGCGCCGATCACCGACACCACCAAGAACGTCAACGACGGCCAGTGGCACCACGCGGTGCTCTCGCTCTCCGGCTCCGGCCAGAGCCTCTACCTGGACGGCCGGCTCTCCGGGACCCTCACGGGCAAGCAGCCGTCGCAGACCACCCTCACCCACAACCAGATCGGCGCCGCCCACGCCAGCGCACCCGCCTCCTGGCCGGGCTGGGGAACGACCGCCGCCAGGTCCTTCGCGGGCACCATCGACGACGTCGCCGTCTACCATCACCCGCTGGGCACGGCGGCCGTCACCGCCCACTACCGGGAGGGCGGCCGCACCGCCGACGTCCTGACCCGGACGACCCTGCCCAGCGGCCGCACCGCCTCCGAGGTCCAGTACGACACCGCCCGCGACCGCGTCCGCGAGTACACCGACCGCAACGGCGGCACCTGGCGGATCGGCACACCCGCCGTCTTCGGCAACGACAGGGACCTGCGCCGCACCGTCGAGGTCCGCGACCCGATGGACGCCCCCTACTTCTACGAGTACGACGGGCTGTCGTCGCGGCTGCTGCGCTACGGCGAGCCCATGGCCCTCGGCGCCCGCGAGTCCGGCACCGGATCCCCGTCCCCGTCGACGACCGGCCCCGGCGAGGTCTGCACCCAGCCCGATCCCGGCGACCCGGCCTTCTGCACCAATCCGCCCGGACACGGCGGCGACGGGCCGGACTTCGTCCGGTACCCGGTCGACGGGGTCGCCATCCGCTCCTTCACCTACGACGACAACGGCTTCCAGACCGGGATCACCAGCGAGAACGGCGAGAAGGTCACCCTCGGCTACGACGCCCGCGGCAATGTGACCAGCCGGACGACCTGCCGCTCGGCCGGAGACTGCCAGACCTCGTACACCACCTACCCGACCCCGGCCGGCGACCTCGACCTGCGCGGCGACCAGCCCTCCGAGACCCGCGACGGCCGCTCGACCGGCCCCACCGACGACCGCTTCCTCACCAAGTACACCTACAACACCAACGGCGCGCTGCTCACCCAGACGGCGCCCGACGGCGGCACGGCCAGGAACACCTACACCACCGGCGCCGAACCGGCCGTCGGCGGCGGCAACACCCCGACCGGCCTGCCGCTCACCACCGCCGACCCCCGCGGCAAGATCACCCGCTACCAGTACTACAAGAACGGCGACCTGGCCTGGGTGACCGATCCGTCCGGCGCCGTCACCAAGTACACGTACGACACGCTGGGCCGCAAGCTGGCCGAGACCGTCGTCACCGACGCCCAGCCCGCCGGCACCACGTCCACCTTCACCTACGACAAGCTCTCCCGGGTCCGCACCCTCACCGACCCCGCGGCGACCAACGCCGTCACCTCCGGCCGGCACCAGCAGCGCACCACCACGGACTACGACGCCGACGGCAACGTGGTGCGCACCGAGATCGGCGACCTGCTGGGCGGCGACGCCGCGCGGGTGATGACCTTCGACCTCGACGACCACGGCCGCCCGGAGCGGGTCACCGACGCCGAGGGCAACGAGACCTCGTACGTCTACGACGTGTTCGGCAACAAGACGTCGATGGTGGACGCGGGCGGCAACCACTACGACTACGTCTACACCGCGCGCAACATGATGGCCGAGACCCGCCTGCGCGACGGGGACGACGACGGCGGGGACCCGGACTTCACCGTCCTCCAGTCGTACGCCTACGACATGGGCGGCCGGCTCGCCCGGCACACCGACTCCATGGGCCGCTCGCTGGTCTACCAGTACTACGGCGACGACCTGGTCAGGTCGATCACGCTCAAGGACTTCCACAACCCCGACGGCACCAAGCGCGACGTCGTCGTGGAGTCCAGCACCTACGACGGCGCCGGCAACGTCCTGACCGAGACGAGCGGCAACGGCAAGCTCGTCACCGCGTACACCTACGACTCCGTCGGCCGGGTGAAGTCCGAGGTCATGGACCCCGACGGACTCGCGCGGCGCACGACGTACACCTACGACCCCGCCGGCAACGTGCTGACGACGGCCTCCGGCGGCGCGCCCTCCAACGTCCCCTGGCCGGTGAGCGTCAGCGGCGACTCCGTGCGCTACGAGTACGACGACGCGGGCAACGTCCTGCACGAGACGGTCGAGAACGGCACCGACTCGCGGACCACCGACTACACCTACGACGACCGCGGGCTCACCACCTCCAGGACGGACCCGGCGGGCAACACCACCGAGTACGGGTACGACGAGCTGGGCCGGGCGGCCTCCGTGACCGCGCCCGCCGTGCGGACCGAGTCCGGCGGCGCCGCCCCCGTCACCTCACGGCCCACGACGTTCACCGGTCACGACACCTTCGGCGCGGTCACGGAGTCGGTCGACGCGCTCGGCAACGTCAACCGCACCGCCTACGACCGGCTGGGCCGCGCGGTCACCGCGACCGCGCCCTCCTACACCGCGCCCGGGTCCACCAAGACCGTCGCGCCGACCGTCACCAGCACGTACGACGCGCTCGGCAACGTCACCGAGAGCACCGACCCGCTCGGCCGTGTCACCAGGTTCCGGTACGACCGCCAGAACCGGGTCACGGTCAAGGACGTGCCCGTCGGCACGGACGACGAGCGCGGCCAGTGGAAGTACACCTACACCCGCACCGGCGAGGTGCTGTCCGTCACCGACCCGAACGGCGCCCGCGCCGAGACGACGTACGACGACCTGGACCGGCCGGTCACCACCACCCAGATCGAACGCAGGCCGCAGCCGGGCGCGTTCACCACCCGCAGCGAGTACGACGACTCCGGCAACGTGGTGCGCCAGACCGCACCGAGCGGCGCCACCAGCCAGTTCACGTACGACAACCTCAGCCAGCTGACCCGGCTCCAGGAGCCGAGCGGTGTCGTCACCCAGCTCGGCTACGACGCCTCGGGCCGCGAGGTGCGCCGCACGGACGGCATGGGCCGCGCCTCGGCGAAGATCTACGACCAGCTCGGCCAGCTCGTCCAGGACCAGGACCTGGACCCGTTCAACAGCCAGCTGCGCAAGGTCAGTTATTCCTACGACAAGGCCGGCAACCTGATCGGCTCCACCAACCCGCTGAACCGCACGACGACCTACGCCTACGACGCCCTCAACCGGCTGACCAGCCAGACCGAGCCGGTCTCGGACACCAAGTCCCTCACCACGTCCTTCGGGTACGACGCGCTGGGCAACCGCACCCGCTACACCGACGGCCGCGGCAATTCCACCGTCTACACCTTCAACACCCTCGGTCTCGCCGAGTCGGTGATCGAACCGGCGACCGACCGCGACCCGTCCTTGGCGGCCCGCACCTGGACGAACGCGTACGACGCCGACGGCCAGGCCGTGAGACTCACCGCGCCGGGCGACGTGGTCCGCGAGCGCGAGTACGACAAGGCCGGACAGCGCGTGCGCGAGACCGGCACGGGCGCCGGCGTCACGACACCCGAGAAGCGGTTCGGCTACGACCCGGCGGGCCGGCTCGTCCGGGCCTCCTCCCCGAAGGGCGACGACACCTACGAGTACGACGACCGGGGCGCGCTGCTGAAGGCGACCGGCCCGTCCGGCGACGCGACGTACACCTACGACAACGACGGCCTGCTCACCAGCCGCACCGACGCGGCCGGCACCGCGGGCTTCAGCTACGCGAAACAGCAGCTCACCTCGGCGACCGACCCGCTGACCGGAGTCCGGCAGAGCTACACCTACGACGGCGCCGGCGCGATCAAGCAGATCGACTACGGCGCGGGCCAGTCCCGCGGCTTCACCTACGACGAACTGGGCCGCCTCGACACCGACACGCTCAAGAACAGCGCCGGCCGGACGATGGCCTCCACCGACTACGGCTACGACACCAACGACCGGCTGGCGTCCAAGACCACGGTCGGCACCGCCAAGGCCGGTACCAGCACCTACGGTTACGACCAGGCCGGCCGCCTCACCTCCTGGACGGCCGACGGCACGACGACGGCGTACGGCTGGGACGACAGCGGCAACCGGGTGCGCAACGGCGCCAAGACCGCCACCTTCGACCAGCGCAACCGGCTGCTGTCCGACGGCGACTACACCTACGACTACACCTCGCGCGGCACGCTCGCCTCACGCACCAGCTCCGGTCTGAAGGAGGACTTCACCTTCGACGCCTTCGACCGGCTGGTGAAGGCGGGCGAGTCCGGGACCACGTACACCTACGACTCGCTGGACCGCACGGCGGACCGCAACGGCGTGGGCTTCTCCTACGCGGGCTTCGCCCCCGACCCCGTCAAGGACCAGAACTCCACCTACGGCCGGGGCGCGGCGGACGAACTCCTCTCGATCGCCGAGAACGGCGGTACGGCCCGGCTCACCCTGGACGACCGGCACGGCGACGTCGTCGGCGCCATGTCCGCGGCGAACGGCGCCGCGTCCGCCCTGGACGAGTCCACCGCCTTCGACCCGTTCGGCAAGGTGCTCGGCACGGACGGACTGCACGGCAACGCGGGGTACCAGGGCGACTGGACCGACCCGGACACCGGCCAGGTCGCCATGGGGGCCCGCTGGTACGACCCGGGGACCGGCACGTTCGACTCCCGGGACTCCTACGACTACGGCTCCGGCGCCTCGATCCTGGCCAACCGCTACACCTACGGCGCCGGCGCCCCGCTGGACTACTCCGACCCCGACGGCCACTGGCCGAGCTGCGGCTGGTGCAAGAAGGCCGTGAGCTGGACCGGCAAGAAGCTGCGCCAAGGCGTGGGGTACGTCTCCAAGACCGCCCAGTCGGTGTGGCACGGCGTGCAGTGGGCGTGGAACAACCCGGGGGCCGCCTTCAGGCTGGCGCTGAGCTACGTCGGCAAGGCCGCCAACTGGGTCTACCGCAAGTCGGGTCTGAAGACGGTCGTCGACGCCACCGTCGACGCCGTCAAGTGGGTCGGCCAGAAGACCGGCGTCACCGAATGGGCCCGCGAGAAGGCGAGACAGGCCGCCAGGGCCGCCTACCAGGCCAAGGTCTACCTCACGAAGAAGGCCAGACAGGCCGCCTCGTTCGCGGCGCGGCACAACCCGATCCCGGCGGTCCTCGCGGCCACCAAACCGCTGATCGCCATCGGCAAGGCCATCGTCACGGCCGACCCGAACCTCCCGGCGATCGTCGTCGGCGCGGCCGTCCAGGTGGTCGCCGACGCGGCCAGGGCCGCCGACGCCATCCGCGACGAGGTCGTCAAGCAGGTCGGCAGCGTCGTGGAGACCGTCTCGGACGCGGTCGACTGGGGCGAGGTCTGGGACGACGTCAAGGCGGTCGGCAACATCGTCGGCGACGTCACCGGCTTCAACGACATCAAGAACTGCGTCACCACGGGCGACATGGAGTCCTGCGCCTGGGCGGCGGCGACCGTGGGCGGCATCGTCCTCGGCGGCGCGGGCGCGGCGGCGGTCCGGGCGGCGAAGGCCGGGCGGATGGCGGCGAAGGCGGCGAAGTACGCCGACGAGATCGCGAAGGCGGCGGAGAAGGGCAAGAAGGTCCTCGAAGAGGCCGAGTCGGTGGCGGACTGCGTCTCCACCGCCCGGGACGTGGCCTCCCTCGCCACCGGCAACAGTTTCGTGCCCGGCACCGAGGTCGTGATGGCCGACGGCAGCCGCAAACCGATCGAGAAGGTAGAGGAGGGCGACGAGGTCCTCGCCACCGACCCGACGACCGGCGAGACCTCGAAGCAGAAGGTCACCGGCACGATCGAGGGCAAGGGGGAGAAGCACCTCGTCAGGCTCACGATCGACACGGACGGCGACGCGGGTCACGCCACCGGCACGATCACCGCGACCGAGGGCCACCCCTTCTGGGTCCCGGACCTGCGGAAGTGGCTGAAGGCCGGCGAGCTGAAGCCCGGCCAGTGGCTGCGCACCGGCTCCGGCTCCTGGGTCCGCGTGGACGCGGTCACCGCCTGGACCCAGCAGGCAGCCGTCCACAACCT
- a CDS encoding tachylectin-related carbohydrate-binding protein produces MTFFSHAGAARLTAMAVAALPLVIAVPGTAHAADAATCRTNGPTYGVNSAGSLLEYKLKSPVNGAGGFISPTTIGSSWDTYPLVVSGPDGKFYLLKSDGTWYGRRDVSTGTWAVSPRKITTAFGWLADAADRNQVTVDRSGRMWVLLDNGSLYSYKYDGSGGAWTPADTSFLHDTGWNRYDLITAADDGVIYGRAASDGKLYRSRFDATSQRWIERHVLVSSSDWRPFKSITSNGGDTLMGVQSSTGQLFYYRFDENTRTWPVNRVEIGTAGWQNLLSVSGAPDNCGIVASHTPASPALPLESYSRSSVMQSSTGSIEFAYTDNIGRLVHGRMADPSDVNGVQWTTVSGNEAFTGQPSLVEQADGRISVTAHNTSGSVWQRNQVAKSSADWAAWNDQAGAMQQHATTAKLPSGQLVQFAADANGAPWYRQQASANGDFLGWLPLSGTGFSGPFTAVTVRDGLQLLGRNASGVLSTALFKADGTLSAWASIGAQAISGTPSAVVYPGYRIRLFATDRNGAVITASQSVEGGAYSDWTQVAGLTVQGSPSAVISPLTGLTEVVVRGTDGYIHNTGETIQGSGVWRAWQQTSFETSATEPTAVTYTNANGPTWAYSFRTADNQTRFYAVQQTASLSAMKATQEAPDFTGRGLPTADGHHPEPRR; encoded by the coding sequence ATGACCTTCTTCTCGCACGCCGGAGCAGCTCGCCTCACGGCCATGGCGGTGGCCGCACTGCCGCTGGTCATCGCCGTGCCGGGTACGGCGCACGCAGCCGATGCCGCGACCTGCAGGACCAACGGCCCGACGTACGGCGTGAACAGCGCCGGCTCCCTGCTGGAGTACAAGCTCAAGTCGCCCGTCAACGGCGCCGGCGGATTCATCAGCCCCACCACGATCGGCTCCAGCTGGGACACCTATCCGCTGGTCGTCTCCGGCCCGGACGGTAAGTTCTACCTGCTCAAGTCGGACGGCACCTGGTACGGCCGACGTGACGTCAGCACCGGCACCTGGGCGGTGAGTCCCAGGAAGATCACGACCGCCTTCGGCTGGCTGGCCGATGCCGCGGACCGCAACCAGGTGACCGTGGACCGCTCCGGCCGCATGTGGGTGCTGCTCGACAACGGCAGCCTGTACTCGTACAAGTACGACGGCTCGGGCGGCGCCTGGACGCCAGCCGACACGAGTTTCCTCCATGACACGGGCTGGAACCGCTACGACCTGATCACCGCCGCGGACGACGGTGTGATCTACGGCCGTGCCGCGTCGGACGGCAAGCTCTACCGCTCCCGCTTCGACGCCACGAGCCAGCGTTGGATCGAGCGCCACGTGCTGGTCAGCTCCAGCGACTGGCGCCCGTTCAAGAGCATCACGTCCAACGGCGGCGACACCCTGATGGGTGTCCAGAGCTCCACCGGCCAGCTCTTCTACTACCGCTTCGACGAGAACACCAGGACCTGGCCGGTGAACCGGGTCGAGATCGGCACCGCCGGCTGGCAAAACCTGCTCAGCGTCTCGGGCGCTCCGGACAACTGTGGCATCGTCGCGAGCCACACGCCCGCGTCTCCCGCCCTCCCACTCGAGTCGTACAGCCGGAGCTCGGTGATGCAGTCCTCCACCGGATCCATCGAGTTCGCCTACACCGACAACATCGGACGGCTCGTGCACGGACGCATGGCCGACCCGTCCGACGTCAACGGCGTGCAGTGGACCACCGTCTCCGGCAACGAGGCGTTCACCGGTCAGCCGTCGCTCGTCGAGCAGGCGGACGGAAGGATCTCGGTCACCGCGCACAACACCTCGGGCAGCGTCTGGCAGCGCAACCAGGTCGCCAAGTCCAGTGCGGACTGGGCGGCCTGGAACGACCAGGCCGGAGCGATGCAGCAGCACGCCACCACCGCGAAGCTGCCCTCCGGGCAGCTGGTGCAGTTCGCGGCCGACGCGAACGGCGCACCCTGGTACCGCCAGCAGGCCTCGGCCAACGGCGACTTCCTGGGCTGGCTGCCGCTGTCCGGCACAGGCTTCTCCGGTCCGTTCACGGCCGTGACGGTGCGGGACGGCCTCCAGCTGCTCGGCAGGAATGCCTCCGGCGTCCTGAGCACCGCGCTGTTCAAGGCGGACGGCACACTTTCCGCCTGGGCTTCGATCGGCGCGCAGGCCATCTCCGGCACCCCGTCCGCCGTGGTCTACCCTGGTTACCGCATCCGCCTCTTCGCGACCGACAGGAACGGCGCAGTCATCACCGCCTCCCAGTCCGTCGAAGGCGGAGCGTACAGCGACTGGACGCAGGTGGCCGGGCTCACCGTGCAGGGCTCCCCCAGCGCTGTGATCTCCCCACTGACCGGCCTCACCGAGGTCGTCGTCCGCGGCACCGACGGCTACATCCACAACACCGGCGAGACCATCCAGGGCAGCGGCGTGTGGCGCGCCTGGCAGCAGACGAGCTTCGAGACCTCCGCCACCGAGCCCACGGCCGTCACCTATACCAACGCCAACGGCCCGACCTGGGCGTACTCCTTCCGCACCGCGGACAACCAGACCCGGTTCTACGCGGTCCAGCAAACCGCGTCCCTCTCCGCCATGAAAGCCACTCAGGAGGCCCCGGACTTCACGGGTCGCGGCCTCCCCACGGCTGACGGGCACCACCCCGAACCCCGTAGGTGA